ACAAGCCTGCAATACTGGAACATATTCATATTCGGGAAAAAAATCAGCCAGACGCTTGTAGCCATTAGTATGAATTCGGCCCATCAGTCCCGTACCGATCAGGCCCACTCGGATTTGTTTTTTATTACTCATGATTGAATGATTTAAAGATTGGGAAATTGAGTTGAAAGGTTGAAACGTGGTAAGGTTGTAAAGTTTTAGCTCCTCAAACGTCAACTTTCAAAACTGACTTAAACTCTAACTTGAAGCTCGTAAATCGTATTTCGTAACTCGTAAATCAGCCTTACCATCCATGTGCATCTCGCACTTTGACTAGGGCGGCTAGAATATCATTCCAGGTTTGTTGCTTTTCCATCACCGCATTTGGGAACATACAGCCATCCCAGCAAATATGTGTCATGGCTTTGGTTAGGTTTCCATTTCCATCTCTCAGCCAGTACCCTGCATCATGCGCGATATCCAATAATCCATTTGGATCTGTCGCTTGACAGTGGCGGCCTGTCTTATCATGTGAACCCGAACCGAAAACTGAACCGTCATTTTGGGCCACGTGAAAGTCTATGGTCCAAGGCCGAAGGGCATCGGTTACCGTTTTTAACGCTGCTTTAATGACCTCTCTGTCATGCAAGTCAGCATCTGCAGGGAGAATTCTATGCTCGGGAGCATTATAGCCCATGGTATATAGGAAGGTATGAGACATATCCGCTTGGAAACCGACATTTTTCCGATCCGTCATCTCTAACAGTTCGACCATGTGCTTCCAGCTGTGCATCCCACCCCAGCAGATTTCGCCTTCGGCGGCAAGTCTTTCACCAAATCCTGCAGCCACATCAGCAGCTTCTTGGAAAGTTTGTGCGATTAGCTTCGAATTTCCTAGCGGGTCTTTCGCCCAATCAGAAACTCCGGCAGCGGAATCAATTCGGACGATTCCATACTCACGAACGCCCAATTCTTTCAGTTTTTGGCCGAATTCACAGGATTTGCGAACCATCTCTACAAAGGTCTTTCGTTGATCAGCTGTACCCATGGCCGATCCAGCCCAAATGGGAGCTACCAAAGAACCGACTTTGAGATTATGCTTGGCAACTTTATCAGCCAAACGTTTCGGTTCATCTGGATCATCTAGATTAAAATGGGGCTCCAATAAGCCCACATCTATTCCGTCAAATTTGACTCCGTTGACTTCCGCAGCAGCAGTCATGGAGAGTAATGTATCGAATGGAATAACCGGCTCGGAATCCGGCCCTTTTCCTACTAAGCCAGGCCAGGTGGCATTGTGGAGTTTCGGGAAATTGTTCATGGTTGAAGAGTTATTGGGTTGTTGTTTATTAGAAAGGTCAACGGTCCACCGTCGACAGTCCACAGCTTCAAAATTCTGTGGACTGTGATCCGTGGTCTGTTGGCAATTATTTAATGACCAAATCCGGATTTCTCGGACCGAAGTGCTTGAGCATCACGATCGGATCAGTTTTGGACAGGTTGGTAATTTTCACACCTGCTTTTGCAGCTTCTTCTGATACAAAGTATTCGTCATGGGTCAACTGACCAAATCGGATCAAAGCAGGCGTCTCGATATCCCACACGCCCATTTTGCCATAGCCCTGCATCATGATCATTCCATAGGCTGCGGCGTCTTTGATCACCACAGTTTGTCCCGGGAACACAGTCAATTCCTTGGCACTATAGTCATGCGAACGATAGCAAATCCAATTTTCTTGATACCCAGCAGCATTCATGTCTGCCACAGCATGGACAGGTTTTGGCTCCATGTAGTGATTATCCATCAAGTTTGGATTCACATTCAGATCCCAATCGATCATTTTTACGAGCAATTCATAATCACCCCATCGGTTTTTTGGTGTGGCATTCCAGAGCAATTCTTCAGGGATAATCGCCTCATTCACCAATGACTGATACATCGCGAAAATGTCAGAGGCTTTCTGAGGTTCGTAAGTACAAAGCGATCCTGGTGCATGGAGCATTCCCGGAGGCACATCCCAGCCTGTTCCCGGCTGAAGTCGGAAAGCCTGAGAGTAATTGGTGATTTTGTTATCCCCTTTGGTGAAGTTTTTCAGACAATCCAAGATGATGTCTTTGCTTGTCCCCGGAGCTATTCCAAAGAAGGTATAAGGAAAATCTCCTCCATGGTTGTTGACTTGAGGAGGGAAATAGTAGGCTTCCGGTTTTCCGTTCTGATTGGTTAGCTTGCCAAATTCATCCGAAGGGTGAATGTGGTGAGGAAGTGGCCCCATATTGTCAAAAAACTTGGAATACATCGGCCAGGATTTGTACTGATCCCAAAGTCGACTCCCGATGATCTGAGCACCCAGCTCATCAATTGCATCCTTGAGCAAAAAAAGCTCTGTTTTGCTTCCATCCTCGTATGCGATATGGCTGAGTCCTTCATTTTTGGAGGTCAGAGGGCCATTTTCCGCAGGCGTAGTAGAAGAAAACCATCTCTCATCGATTCCACCACGCATCCCTCCAAAAGAATAATAATCATCGGGATGAAGTTTGATTCGTCTACCGGGCACACAGAATGAGCGTGGAACCCAAGTTGGGGTCAATCTTAAAATACCTTCGCCCTGTTCTAGGGCCTTTTTTGCTAAACTCATGGTATAGGTTATTGGGTTATTGAGTTATTTTTTATTCAGTGTTCGTTATTCAGCGTTCGACATTCGATGTTCAGAAAGTTCAAGGTTCGAAGTTCTTGGCTCAAGGTTTCCATCCTAGGAAAAGGTCGTAAATCGTAAATCTCAAATCGTAAATCCCCTTGCTTTTTCTCCTGTCAGCACCGCTAAAAGCAAATCATAGGTTCTGCTTTCTCCAGGTTCGAGTAAAATCAAGGTTCCATTTTCTCTCGCCGCCGCTTGTCCAATGGGTGGATGAGTCGCAGGTTCGAGAGCTGTCACGTATTCATTTTTTCCCCAATGCTGCCAGTTGATCAACCAAGGCATTTGAGTTTTGGAAAAGCTGATTCTCAAGGCTAATTCCAAGGAATCATTGGCATATCCACAAGTGACTTGGTCATTAGCATCGGCTTTTGGATCGATAAAAGCGACATCCTCTCCAAAACCTGCATGCGCATCCATCGGAGCGGCACAGCGAGTAAACTCGTATTTTCGGTTAAACTCGGTATTATTCGCATCCGTAGCTTTCGGCTTCTTTTCCCCTTTCCATACAATCCGAGTTCCCTCATCAATCAATGGCCAGCCACAGTTGATATGATATAAAATCATGTGGGGAGCCGGGGCATTTCCTCTATTTGTGACGGTGTCTTTGATTCGAATTTCTGAGGAACCAATCGTTCCAGAAATTGATCGATGCATCTCCAAGCTTGGCCCAAACGTGGTCGTTTCCCTTACTTTGGCTACAATTTCAAAATTGAGATCCCCCGAGAAAATATCAGGCTGCTTGATTGAAACCAGCTCGGCTGGGATATTGGAATAATTACCATGAAGACCTCTAGCACCTGATTCATCAGCATTGGGAGGACCGGCATTGGAAAGTCCGCAAGTGGTTAACAGGCCTCCACCAAAAGTTCGAAGCCAATCGATCCCCTGATTGGAAAAAGGTTGTGGAGCCGTCAATCCTGCATGAGAAAGCCAAGCCAAACTATGGGCATTGTAGAAGGCATCCAAAATATCCATCCCTCGATCCAGCACTAGCTTGTACCTAAGGCCCGTGCCCGTATTCACCCAAGCTATACGCACACCTCGTCCGGGTCCATTGTCGACGATAGCGGTTTCTATCCCACCAATTTGGTGGGAGTTGGATAGTTTATGCTTCCAATTTTCCGGGGTACCGAGATTCATTTTGGGTTTTTAAATAGAGAGTCAACCTATAAAAAAGGCTTTCCGGGACTATCCTGCCCTATGTGGGTGCCCCGATAAAGCTTGGCTATAAGATAGCCAAAAGGGAAAATAGAATTCTCCCATTGGTAAAAAAGAGAGGAAAAATATATACTAAAAAGAAAAGGCGCCAAACTGAAATGGCGCCCTTCTTCCTTTCACCGAATTATTATAACTTCTTCAGTTGCACATTTTTAAACATCACCTTCATCGGTGGTCCCACATGCATCTGCATTCCCATCAGACCTTTGACCATTCTATTTTTGGAATCCTCATCGTGTACTTCGCTCATAAGCGTACCATTGACATAATGCTTAAGTATATTTCCTTTGGCTATAATGTGAATGGAGTTCCAATCTCCTTTTTTGATCAGATTGCCGAGCTCAGCGCGATCACCGAGATCTTCTACGAGATTAAGTCCTTTCCAAGCATTTCGTTCTACAAATCCTCTGAGTTCTGTAATGGAGTCAGGCTGAGAAGTAATCCTTGTTTTTTGTCCTCGATAAGCCAAGGTGGTCCGCTTCCGTTCTTCATAATTCTGTCCAGTGTACCGATTACCCCCATCGATATCTGCCTGATAGCCTCTTAAGGCAAATGGGACTTCCGTAAATCGATCGCTTCGATATTGAACCCCTGAGTTTCCCGTTTCAGAAATCCAGTAGTCCATCTTTAGCTCAAAATCGCCAACCTCACCACCTTTCCAGATGATGAAGGTATTCGACTTGAGCGGATTTTCCGGATTGGTTTCCCCGTGAATGGCACCCTCAGTCACCTTCCAATAGTCGGCATCATATTCCCATCCATCCAGACTTTTTCCATCAAAGATGGAAACAAAGTCTGTTTGCTTTGGATCAGAGTAGCCGTAGCTAAATGCCTTTCCTAGTAGGAATGCAGCCTCCCCCCATCGATTTACCATTCGAAACGAAGTCAAGCTGAGCGAAACGAGCACAACTCCAATCAAAACGCCCAAAAAGACCCTTTTTGAATTTGACTTGATTTTCATTTTTGTGCGGTTGGTTGCTTATATACAGCATGATCTGGATTACCTCCTGAGATTAGGTAGGCCATCAAATCTTTTAATTCCTCCTCATTGAGTCGGTTGATCAAACCTGGCATCATGATGGAAACCTCAGCATTTTTCTTCAAAACCACCGTGTTCTTAGCGATAGTCTTGATGTCATTTGGAGCAAATGGGTTTTGAGAAATGTAGTAATTCTGCGCATCCTCATCGTTTAGCTTTCCAACGATCGAACCACCAGCCTTCAACTCTAGCACGGTAGCATGATACTGATCGGAGATGGTTTCACTCGGATTGATCGTAGCTACGAGAATGTCTTTTGGAGAAAATCGAGTACCCAATTGAGTCAAATCAGGACCTATCGCTCCACCTTCACCTTGCATCGTATGACAAGACTGGCAAAGTGCTGCAGCATACATCGCTTTTCCTTTTACCAAATCACGACCCACCAAGTTAGCAACCAAAGGCTCAGCTTCTTCCAGAGTCCAACGACGACCAGGTCCTTCTGGCTGTACTCCGGAATTGACAATATCATTTCCGCTCGCAGTTAACAACTTACCACCTGATAGTTCATCATACTTGTCAAAATCAGCTTTGTCTACGGAGGCAAGTGCCATCTTACGCGCTCGATCCAAGAATCCCACATAGCTTCGACCACCTTTGTAAGCAGTCAAGGCATGATTGATCCACTTGAAATATTCCTCACGCTGAGCGGAAGTCCAGCCCTTATCCGCTCCTCCTAAAACAGTCGCATAGAAAGTGGCCTGAGCAGGTGGAACATTCGCCAACATATTCGCAATGTCCATTCCGTACTGCGGATTTCTGAAAATCAAATCTGAAGAAGCGGTAAAGGTCTTCTGATAATTCGGATCATCCTTTGCGTTTTGGAGCAAGGCTAAGGTTTTTTCCACCGCCGAAGGAGCGTCTAAATGAGTCATCAAAATGGACAACGAACGATCCAACATATTGTCATTTGCTGGGTAATTCGGATCCAAGTAAGTCACCAGTTGTGATTTAACTGATTCGGCACCTTTGTCATAGCGATACAAAATCACCTCTATGGTTCGGAGCAAATCCTGCTTGTCTTTGGCAGAAAGGGCTTTGTAATCCACCTGCATCAGGCTATTCAGCATAGCCGCAGCATCTGCATCGGTTGCATGGTGAGCCAATGACAAAATCGCATGAATCTTTTTAGCAGGATCAGTTTCAGCCAAGGCTTTATCTTTCCAAGAAGCTACCGGCTGGTGTTCCAAGACTATACGAGCAGCGTATTGAACATAGCGATCAGAATGACCCAATTGTGCCCACGCTTTTTCTAATCCTTCCGCAGGTGCACCTGCTTTGTGATATTGCTCTAGCTCTCTTCGGAGTTTGGCTTCCTGAGGCAGATCTGCTTCAGTCATTGGTGTATAGGAATCTAATTCACCTTGGTAGGTCACCCGGTACAAGTCAGACTCCAATCGTCGACCACCTGTAGCAAAATAAAATGCACCATCTGGGCCGATAATTCCATCGGTCAAAGGCAAAGGAGATCCAGAAATAAATTCTTCCGCCATCGCATCATAGGTAGCTCCATTTGGGGTTAAGTGGATGGCATAAATAATTCCAAAGCTCCAATCAAAGGCATATAAGGCTTTCTTGTATTTGCTAGGAAAATTGGCTTTGAATCCAAACATGGCATTGGTTGGAGAACCTTGACCAATATTGAGTACTGCAGGCAAGTTGTCTGGGTAATTTGGAGACCATTTGGAGTTACCTGTTCTCCATCCGAATTCAGCCCCGCTAGTGACGTGATTGATCCGAGTAGGACGATACCAAGGCATCCCAAAGTCCCATTCCATATCCGCATCGTAGGCAAAAATGTCCCCTACCTCATTGTAATCGAAATCAAATGCATTTCTGAATCCGGCACCGATCAGCTCCCAATCAGTCCCATCTGGATTGATTCGAGCAATCCAACCTCCAGGAGCCATTCGGCTATTGGCATGACCTCTTGGATCTTTGATGAGCGGGAAAAGATTATCCTCTTGCCATACCGGTGGGAGGCGATAGGAATTCATTGCTGGAACATCCACGTGGTTACCGGCAATAAGGTAAATGCCCTGACCATCTGGAGTCAGTTTCATGGAGTGTGGTCCATGCTCTCCTTGCTGTCCTTTCAACTCCCGGATTTGAGTAACAGTCTCAAATTGATCATCTCCATCCAAATCCTGAATTCGGTAAAGTCCGGTCGGCTGGCTGAATGTTGCATTAGGATTGTGATTCACCATCACATACAGGGAATTGAAGGCATAAAGAAGGCCTTGAGCATAGCCCATTCCTACCAAAGAGTCTGGAACATTTCCTACAATCAGTTTTTCAACTTTTGGCTTTACCGTAGAATCAGAACCGATAGGAGGTAGTTCCAGGCGGTATAAATAGCCATATTGATCTGAGGTGATCATTCTTCCTTTATCATCAAAGGTCATGGCAACCCAAGATCCTTGATCATTTTCTCCCGGACTATAGATTAGTTCAGCAACAAACCCATCCGGAAGTTTGAGTTTGTCAATCTTGGGATTTCCGGTAAGCTGCCGGGTTTGCTCTTCTTTTTTACCGCAGGAGATTAGGATCGCGGCAAGCAAAGCAAAAGCAAATAGATGTTTGAAAGTGCTTTTGAGAAACATAGTATTTTGGATTTAAGGCTTTTCAGGCAATTTTATTTCACACGGTTTCAAGATGAGAAATTTTCCAAGGGATTGAAAACCACTCATGAAGGCTATTTACTTCTTATAAAGAATCTAACTATCCTGCCATCTCGGGTTTGTAGGTAAAATTTCTTTCCTCAAAAAAATAACCCAGCATCTGGGCTTTTCCGAAGAAAAGAAGATGCCGGGCTATCCCATTGAAGAAAACCAATTTAGAAATAAGGACTTAGATCAGCTTCTGCAGCCGGCATTGCATAGAACTTGCTCAGATTTGTGAAGGCATTTGATCTTGGAACAGCTCCAGCAACAGGCGGATAGTAGTAATCCAAAGGATTGGCAATGATTCGCTGACCATAAGCGCCGATGATCTCTTGGATTCGATCGGTACGCTGAATATCAAACCAACGCTTGTTTTCGAAAGCCAATTCCACTCTTCTTTCTTTGAAAATTGCCTCTCTCACGTCAGCTTGACCTGAAGCTGTGGTAGGCGCCAATCCAGCTCGAGCCCGAACTTGATTCAGATATCCTACAGCCTCTCCAGTTTTACCTTGTTCATTAAGTACCTCAGCCAAAAACAAAAGTGTTTCTGCATAGCGATAAATAATCCAATTGGTACCATGGTTATTGTGCTGTGAATGTGTTTTTGCATGCTTCAGAATATAAGGATACACCTTGTCTGCTCTAAAGCTACCTGCCAACTCTACATATCCAATGGAAACGTCTTTTCTCAAATCACCCTCTTCAAATGCGGCAATAATATCCGGAGTAGGAATATTGTTACCTTCTCCATCGATATTTTGAGGATTGGAAGTTCCAGTAATAGGCTTTAGCTCAGCGGCACTGATCGGTCTAGGCATAAAGCTATAGATGAAATTTCCGTTCAAACCAGCTGCACCCTCCAAAAACTGAACTTCAAAAATCGACTCTGAATTGTTTTTATTAGAGGAATTACCAGGAAAAACATTGGCATAATCCGGGATCAAAGAATACTCTCCACTATTAACAATGGCTCGAAGAAGCGTCTCAGCAGTTGACCAGCTTTTTCTATTGATATGCACGTTGGCAAGGAGCATTCTCGCCGCACCGGCGGTTACTCGACCAGCTTGTTGCTTGGATTTCTCAGGCAGCAAAGGAATCGCTGCATCCAAATCAGAAATGATTTGAGCATACAATTCATCTTCTCCGCTAAGCTCCAATGCTGCTTCTTCACGACTTGCAACTGGGGTCAGGTGAAGTGGTGCTTTGCCAAAATACCTTGCCAATTCGAAGTAGGCATAAGCTCTGAGGTACAAGGCTTGGCCTTTCACATTCGCCTTAGCTGCGGCATCAAAATCTACCTCATCAATCAAGGCAAGAATCTGATTGGCTCGCGCAATAATGAGATAATCTTGACGATACTGGTTGAGCACGTGCGTATTGGAAGTAACTCCATTGGCCTCTGGAACAGCAAAGTCTGCAAGATCTTCTTGCTGCTCGGTTGCTCCAAACAAGATATTTCGGGCATAGTAGGTATTATCAGAGTGCATTTCACCCAATAACCAAGATCGGTCATTGGTAATCGTCCGAAGCGGAACGTAAGCCGCATTGACAGCCTGCTCAAAGTCACTTTGAGTTTTGAAGAAAGTGGCCGAACTCAATTGCGTTTCTGGGAAAACTTCCAAGAAATCTGGACCACATCCCATTAAACCGGCGAGGGCAATTAAAGAGATATATTTTCTATATAGTTTCATAATTGATGCTTTTTAGTGTTGTAAGAGGATCCCTTAGAAATTGATATTGGCTCCAAATGTCACAGTAACAGGGATTGGATATCCAAACAAGTCAACTCCTGGGCTAAGGTTACCACCATCTCCTTGACCATTATTCTGCATACTAACTTCTGGATTGGATCCACCCCAGTAAGGAGTCCAGGTAATCAAGTTTTGAACAGAGCTATAAACTCTTGCTGTCTTCACGAATTTGAAAGACTTTTTAATGTTATAGCCTAAGGTTATGTTCTTGATCGAGAAGTAGGAAGCATCCCAAACAAAGTTGCTATTGGCCCAGTCTCGCTCGATACCGGTTACGTTACCGCCACCGACAGTCGTACCGAAGATACCTTCACCTGGATCTTGAGGAGAGCGGAATCGGTCTGTAGCTTTTCTAACCATGTTGAAAACCCCATCTAAGTTTGCTGTAGAATAGAGGTGTCTCATGTAAAGTTTATTTCCGAAAGACCCTTGGCCAGTGATACTCATATCCCAATTTTTATACTTGAAGGATTGAGTTGTACCATAAGTAAAACTTGGGAAGGGATTTCCCATTATGGCTCGGTCATCATTATCTCCACCAATCGAGATAATTCCGTCACCATTAATATCCTGAAGTTTAATACTACCCACTCGAGAGCGACCTGGAACTTTAGGAGAATTGGCTAAGTCTTCCTCATTGGCATAGTTGCCCAATTTGATCAATCCATAAAACTGACCAAATGGCTGCCCTACTTGTGTGATGTGGAAGGAACCATAAACCCGATCAATTCCATCTGCCAAAGACTTCACGATATTTCGGTTAAAAGAAATATTCGCATTTGCATTCCAGGTAAATTCACCCACAATAGGAATGGTATTCAAGGTAAATTCATGTCCCCAGAAGTTGATCTCACCGATATTATCATTGAAATTGGTGAAACCTGCTTCTTGAGGAACTTGGACGGCGTAAAGGAGATTGGTGGTCGTCTTGTTATAATAATCATACACAAACTGGATGCGATCATCCCATAGACCTAAGTCAAGTCCGATATCGAAAGAGCCAGTAGTTTCCCAACCCAATCTCGTGTTTGACAAGGAAGTCACACCTGCTCCAGGAACAATCGTATTACCGAAAACGGCATTAATCGTGTTATTCACCAAGGCATATTGCGTGAAGTTACCGATGTTGTTATTACCTGTGACCCCATAGCTCGCTCTTAACTTAGCAAATGAGATTGTGCTATTGGATTTTAGGAATTCCTCATCAGACATCACCCAACCCACGGAAGTGGATGGAAAGACCCCCCAACGATTATCCGCACCAAATCGGGAAGAACCATCTGCTCTCAAAGAAGCTGAGAAGAGATATTTTCCTTTGTAATTGTACGTCAATCGAGAAAGTACAGAAGACAAGGCCCACTCTCCTACATCTGAAAAGGTACCGCCTCGGTTAATATTAATGGCACCTTGAATAGTTGGGAGGCGGTCATCTGAATAGGTATCCGCTTGAATTCGAGTTCGCTCCATTCTGTAGCGCTGATTGGTGTAACCAGCCAAAATCTCAAAATTGTGATCATTGATGGACTTAGAGTAGGTAATCAAATTCTCATTCAACCAAGATAGTGAGGCGGTATTATCTCGCACAGACTGGGCCACTGTTGGAAGTGCAACGTTAATTCGAGAAGTTGCTGTGGAAGGGTTGAACGAGAAAAACTTACTATCCCTGATTTCAGCACTGAAGGTGGATTTTACCGATAATCCCTTGATAGGCTTCCATTGTACATAGGAAGAGGACAATAGATTGATCTGATCAGTTTCATTAATCAATTCCTGAGCGGATCTTACCCAGTTTGGATAAGCAAAGATATTTCCTGTATTCGATGGGAATCGGTTAAATGAAGTCAATTCTCCTGATTCATCATAAATCGGCATGACTGGCCAAGTATGAATTGCGTTGAATAAAATACCAGTTCCCCGAGTACCATCGGTTTGTGGCGTATTGTCATAGATATAGCTAGGAGCTAAATTGATCCCAACACTAACCTTATCTGACACATCGTAATCCGCATTCATTCGAATGGAGTATCGCTGATAGTCAGTATTAATTACAACGCCCTTTTGGTCAAATATCCCAGCAACAATCGCTGTTCTTAATTTATCCCTATTGTTGGTAATGGTTAGGTTATAACTAGTGATGGGTGCGGTCTGAAGTAGTGCTTGATACCAATCGTTGTTTTTATCTCTGAATTGAGAAGGATTTTGGAAAATATCCGGTACAGGCTGTCCAGCATCTTCGTAGTATTCCTTTTTAAACTGAGCAAACTCTTCGGCATTCATCATTTCCAATCGACCTCTGACAGGAACTTTCTGCCATCCTGTAAAAACATTCAAATTGACATTGGACTGACCTGCTTTTCCTTTTTTGGTGGTAATCAAAACTACCCCGTTCGCAGCTCTAGATCCATACAAGGAAGTTGATGCTGCATCTTTTAGGATTGAAATATCCTCAATCTCATCCGGGTTCAGGGTATTAATATCTCCAGTGATCGGGAATCCATCCACTACATACAGCGGATCAGATCCGGCAGTAACAGACAACTGACCGCGAATCCTCACTGTCAATCCCTGACCTGGCTTACCCGTTGTTTGGTTTATCTGAACACCCGCTAGTCTACCTTGGAGTTTTTGACCAAGTGTAGAAACTGGCAAATCCTGGAGTTCCTCCTGCTTGACGGTCTGAACTGCTCCCGTAATTTCCTTTTTCAACTGGCTACCGTACCCCACGACAATAACCTCAGAAAGGTCTGAAGTAGATAAGGGTAGAAGGATGTTGTAAGTCGATTGTCCGGCTACGACAGCAACTTCCTGAGAAGTGTAGCCGACAAAACTGACCACCAGAATATCTCCTGGGGATGCATTGATTTGAAATCCTCCATCGATGTCAGTAACTGACCCCCTTTGGGTCCCTTTGATCAACACCATAGCGCCGGGCAGGGGCTCATTATCCGGTTCGGTGGTGACCACACCCCGAACAGTTTGGGCCTGCCCCAAACTTGCTATACTAATACATAGCAGTGTAAATAAAAGCCCAATAAATCGGGATTTTATTTTAGATAGATAGTGGTTATTCATATTGATGGGTTTAATGTTAGTAAGAAAAACCTGAGTCAATATTTAAATAATACAAACTGATTGCATCCTGTTGAATCCTGTTTAACCTTCAGAAAATCAGGAATTAACAAGCAGGATACGGCAGGATACAGTGTTTGTGGAAGAGCTATCTATTAATGATTAAACAAAAAACAAAAAGATATATAAACAGGATGCGACAGGATACCGCACCATTGAATTTTTATATATAAGTTTTACTTAATAGATATAGCGTTAATATTTATAAACAACCATATAAAAACAATTGATACTTATTTATAAAGTCCCTATAATTATCCTGCTTAAAATTTAGCTTTTTATGAATCACCGAAACTACCAAAATCTCCTCGTTGCCCTATTTCTTTTCCTCTTTCTAAATTGGGGCTGCACCCCAGATAAAACCCTCGAACTTCGAAAAAACAACAGCATTGCCTTAGTCGGAAACAATCTTGGTTCACGAATGATGGAGTTTGGACTTTTTGAAACGGAAATGCAAATGCGCTATCCGGACAGCACATTATCCATCCGAAATCTCTGTGATCCCGGTGACACTCCAGGGTTCCGTCCACGATCTGCCTCCAAAGACCCTTGGGCTTTCCCTGGTGCAGAGGAATTTCAGGATGAATTTGCCACCCATTCAGACTCCCAAGGTTTCTTGGAAAAACCAGACCAATGGCTTTCTCGCCTCAAGGCAGACATTGTCATTGGTTTTTTTGGTTTCAATGAGTCGTTCCAGGGAAAAGAAAAGCTTCAAAACTTTTCCGATGAACTCGAGGCCTGGATTATTCATTCCAAAGCCCAGCAATACAACGGT
Above is a window of Algoriphagus sanaruensis DNA encoding:
- a CDS encoding SusC/RagA family TonB-linked outer membrane protein, with translation MNNHYLSKIKSRFIGLLFTLLCISIASLGQAQTVRGVVTTEPDNEPLPGAMVLIKGTQRGSVTDIDGGFQINASPGDILVVSFVGYTSQEVAVVAGQSTYNILLPLSTSDLSEVIVVGYGSQLKKEITGAVQTVKQEELQDLPVSTLGQKLQGRLAGVQINQTTGKPGQGLTVRIRGQLSVTAGSDPLYVVDGFPITGDINTLNPDEIEDISILKDAASTSLYGSRAANGVVLITTKKGKAGQSNVNLNVFTGWQKVPVRGRLEMMNAEEFAQFKKEYYEDAGQPVPDIFQNPSQFRDKNNDWYQALLQTAPITSYNLTITNNRDKLRTAIVAGIFDQKGVVINTDYQRYSIRMNADYDVSDKVSVGINLAPSYIYDNTPQTDGTRGTGILFNAIHTWPVMPIYDESGELTSFNRFPSNTGNIFAYPNWVRSAQELINETDQINLLSSSYVQWKPIKGLSVKSTFSAEIRDSKFFSFNPSTATSRINVALPTVAQSVRDNTASLSWLNENLITYSKSINDHNFEILAGYTNQRYRMERTRIQADTYSDDRLPTIQGAININRGGTFSDVGEWALSSVLSRLTYNYKGKYLFSASLRADGSSRFGADNRWGVFPSTSVGWVMSDEEFLKSNSTISFAKLRASYGVTGNNNIGNFTQYALVNNTINAVFGNTIVPGAGVTSLSNTRLGWETTGSFDIGLDLGLWDDRIQFVYDYYNKTTTNLLYAVQVPQEAGFTNFNDNIGEINFWGHEFTLNTIPIVGEFTWNANANISFNRNIVKSLADGIDRVYGSFHITQVGQPFGQFYGLIKLGNYANEEDLANSPKVPGRSRVGSIKLQDINGDGIISIGGDNDDRAIMGNPFPSFTYGTTQSFKYKNWDMSITGQGSFGNKLYMRHLYSTANLDGVFNMVRKATDRFRSPQDPGEGIFGTTVGGGNVTGIERDWANSNFVWDASYFSIKNITLGYNIKKSFKFVKTARVYSSVQNLITWTPYWGGSNPEVSMQNNGQGDGGNLSPGVDLFGYPIPVTVTFGANINF